One Dictyoglomus turgidum DSM 6724 DNA window includes the following coding sequences:
- a CDS encoding class II SORL domain-containing protein gives MVNIKDLFQSADWAKEKHVPVIEILEKDKEKGVRIRVSVGKEIPHPNTTAHHIAWIEVYFQPEGDKYPYHVGRFEFVAHGATVQGPDTSTVYSEPVVEFVFKTQKDGVIFATSYCNIHGLWENSAELKL, from the coding sequence ATGGTGAACATAAAGGATCTTTTCCAAAGTGCGGATTGGGCAAAAGAAAAGCATGTTCCTGTTATTGAGATATTAGAAAAGGACAAAGAAAAAGGTGTTAGAATTAGAGTTTCTGTGGGAAAAGAAATTCCACATCCCAATACTACTGCTCATCATATTGCCTGGATAGAGGTATACTTCCAGCCAGAGGGAGATAAATACCCATATCATGTAGGAAGATTTGAATTTGTAGCCCATGGAGCCACAGTGCAAGGGCCTGACACAAGTACTGTTTATTCAGAGCCCGTAGTAGAATTTGTTTTTAAAACCCAAAAGGATGGTGTGATTTTTGCAACATCTTATTGCAATATACATGGTCTTTGGGAGAACTCAGCTGAGCTAAAGTTATAA
- the rhaI gene encoding L-rhamnose isomerase translates to MKNYEKRYEILRGMLEEEGINVDEVEKKLKNFRIETPSWGYGDSGTRFAVFKQKGSARNIKEKLQDAAIVHKLTGICPTVALHIPWDMYDDWDELLKYAESLGVKPGAINPNLFQDDDYKLGSLTHPDKRVREKAIKHILDCIEIAKKLGSRDISLWLADGTNHPGQDDFRFRKHRLEESLKEVYSHLEPDMRLLIEYKFFEPAFYHTDIPDWGTAIILSKKLGDKAYVLVDLGHHPLGTNIEQIVAILLDEGKLGGFHFNNKKYADDDLTTGSINPYELFLIFNELVSAEQDGLKMDIAYMIDESHNLKNKIEEMIQSVENIFRTYAKALIVNRKALRRYQEEQDIVMAENTLVKAFETDVMPLIYKVREEIGVPLDPLKAFRESGYMEKVIKERG, encoded by the coding sequence ATGAAGAATTATGAAAAGAGATATGAAATTTTAAGAGGTATGTTAGAAGAAGAGGGTATCAATGTGGATGAGGTTGAGAAAAAGTTAAAAAATTTTAGGATAGAAACTCCTTCTTGGGGTTATGGTGATTCGGGAACAAGATTTGCAGTTTTTAAGCAAAAGGGATCTGCTAGGAATATAAAGGAGAAACTTCAAGATGCTGCAATAGTGCATAAATTAACAGGGATATGTCCCACTGTAGCTCTTCATATTCCATGGGATATGTATGATGATTGGGATGAACTTCTAAAATATGCTGAGTCTCTTGGAGTAAAACCAGGAGCAATTAATCCTAACCTCTTTCAAGATGACGATTATAAGTTGGGAAGTTTAACTCATCCTGATAAAAGAGTAAGAGAAAAAGCCATAAAGCATATTTTAGATTGTATTGAAATAGCGAAAAAACTTGGTTCAAGGGATATTTCTTTATGGCTTGCCGATGGGACTAACCATCCAGGTCAAGATGACTTTAGATTTAGAAAACACAGATTGGAAGAGAGTTTAAAAGAAGTATACTCTCATTTGGAACCTGACATGAGGCTTTTAATAGAGTATAAATTCTTTGAACCTGCTTTTTATCACACTGATATTCCCGATTGGGGAACCGCTATTATACTTTCTAAAAAACTTGGAGATAAAGCTTATGTTCTGGTGGATTTGGGGCATCATCCTCTTGGGACTAATATTGAGCAGATAGTTGCTATTCTTCTTGATGAAGGAAAACTTGGTGGTTTTCATTTTAATAATAAGAAATATGCAGATGACGATTTAACTACTGGTTCTATTAATCCCTATGAACTGTTTTTAATCTTTAATGAACTTGTCTCTGCTGAGCAAGATGGTTTAAAGATGGATATAGCTTATATGATAGATGAATCACACAATTTAAAGAATAAGATAGAGGAAATGATACAAAGTGTAGAGAATATATTTAGGACCTATGCTAAAGCTCTAATTGTCAATAGAAAAGCTCTTAGAAGATATCAAGAGGAGCAAGACATAGTCATGGCTGAGAACACTTTAGTTAAAGCTTTTGAAACTGATGTGATGCCTTTGATATACAAAGTTAGGGAGGAGATAGGAGTTCCTCTTGATCCCTTAAAAGCCTTTAGGGAAAGTGGATATATGGAAAAAGTGATTAAAGAGAGAGGATAA
- a CDS encoding lipoprotein, with product MRRYLKILFLLLFVLFVAGCANFSPKTTWKLIHGYAKNDSVNAGIVSKDGNFIFAGYSNSKNPNGEDDVYVLKIDKWGNVLGELFPFGERDDNAQCIIETSDGGFLVVGESYSYATGISKDLYVMKYDSLGNLSWAKNFGGMDMDGGRWAIEDSEGNYVIVGWTRSFGAGNSDFYVLKLSPNGTVIWTKTWGGGNFDEANSILEVSDGYLVVGFTLSYSAGGKDVALVKFDKNGNVLWYKTYGGSKDDVGSKIIETSDGNFLIIGSTLSYGTSGDIYVLKIDGNGNLLWQANYGGEKEDYANDVKETLDRGFIIVGATRSFSCLGLGIFLVKIDSKGELVWQKVYDGEGDDEANTVILMNDGGFLVGGYTRSWGAEQSDVIIMRLNSKGEL from the coding sequence ATGAGAAGATATTTAAAAATTCTGTTCTTATTACTATTTGTACTTTTCGTAGCAGGCTGTGCTAATTTTTCTCCTAAAACTACTTGGAAACTTATTCATGGGTATGCAAAAAATGATTCTGTAAATGCTGGAATTGTGTCAAAAGATGGAAATTTTATTTTTGCAGGATATAGCAATTCAAAGAATCCTAACGGAGAAGATGATGTTTATGTTTTAAAGATTGATAAGTGGGGAAATGTTTTGGGAGAATTATTTCCTTTTGGAGAAAGGGACGACAATGCTCAATGTATTATAGAGACTAGTGATGGAGGATTTTTAGTAGTTGGAGAAAGCTATTCTTATGCCACAGGGATATCTAAGGATCTTTATGTTATGAAATATGATTCCTTAGGTAATCTTTCTTGGGCAAAAAATTTTGGTGGCATGGATATGGATGGTGGAAGATGGGCTATTGAGGATTCTGAAGGTAATTATGTAATTGTTGGATGGACCAGATCCTTTGGAGCAGGAAATTCAGACTTTTATGTATTGAAGCTCTCTCCCAATGGAACAGTAATATGGACTAAAACTTGGGGTGGAGGTAATTTTGATGAAGCTAATTCAATTTTGGAGGTTAGTGATGGATATTTAGTGGTTGGGTTTACTCTTTCTTACAGTGCTGGAGGAAAAGATGTAGCTTTGGTGAAGTTTGATAAAAATGGGAATGTTCTTTGGTATAAGACTTATGGTGGAAGTAAAGATGATGTGGGAAGTAAAATAATTGAGACTTCTGATGGAAACTTTTTAATTATTGGAAGTACCCTTTCCTACGGAACTTCAGGTGATATTTATGTGTTGAAGATAGATGGGAATGGGAATCTTTTGTGGCAAGCAAATTATGGGGGAGAAAAAGAAGATTATGCAAATGATGTTAAGGAGACATTAGATAGGGGATTTATTATAGTGGGAGCTACAAGATCCTTTAGTTGTCTTGGACTTGGGATTTTCTTAGTTAAAATTGATTCTAAAGGTGAATTAGTATGGCAGAAGGTATATGATGGAGAGGGAGACGATGAGGCAAATACTGTGATTTTGATGAATGATGGAGGATTTTTAGTAGGGGGTTATACTAGATCCTGGGGAGCAGAGCAGTCTGATGTAATTATCATGAGGTTAAATTCAAAGGGTGAGTTATAA
- a CDS encoding pectinesterase family protein → MEIKNIILLLTLILLLIITGCSAKESNLVFNVTVLNPPSSVVIDNPYTLNLISTQDAFVTVYLNDNIVFENYPIKANSTQSINISFSKSRGNNIRVEVRNRNQEKYEYAYENVLYLPKVDIVVDKNYTGEDGTEINGRKYFKSVLKAMVYITLNQSAYSGRRVYVFIKSGDYYEKVNIMSPNISLIGEDVNTTRIYYDLAAGSPGAGGTSGSASVTIAGSATGFTAENITFENAFDEIANANISSKQAVAVLSQSDKAVFKNCRFIGNQDTLYVRGGIHYFVDCYIEGDVDFIFGDGRAVFEKCVIFSVDRAGITPKGYVTAASTKIGNLGFLFTNCELKTNINEEGSVYLGRPWHPSSDPYSVNSNVVLRNCYMDKHIHPDGWTAMSSKDPNTGETIWFYPDTERFYEYENYGPGAIINDKRRQLTGDDVNYYTKENYLGGWDVESFIKNLYEAPN, encoded by the coding sequence ATGGAAATCAAAAATATAATATTGCTTTTGACTCTTATACTTTTGTTGATTATTACTGGTTGTTCTGCAAAGGAAAGTAACCTTGTTTTCAATGTTACAGTTTTGAATCCTCCATCTTCTGTAGTTATTGATAATCCCTATACTCTAAACCTGATTTCTACTCAAGATGCTTTTGTGACTGTCTACCTTAATGATAACATAGTTTTTGAGAACTATCCTATTAAAGCCAATAGTACTCAAAGTATTAACATATCTTTTTCTAAATCTCGTGGGAACAATATTAGGGTTGAAGTAAGAAACAGAAATCAAGAGAAATACGAATATGCCTATGAAAATGTTTTGTATCTCCCTAAAGTAGACATTGTGGTAGATAAAAACTATACAGGAGAAGATGGTACAGAGATCAACGGTAGAAAGTATTTCAAGAGTGTCTTAAAAGCAATGGTTTATATAACTCTGAATCAATCTGCATATTCTGGAAGAAGAGTTTATGTATTTATTAAAAGTGGAGATTATTATGAAAAAGTAAATATAATGTCTCCTAATATCAGCCTTATTGGTGAAGATGTGAATACCACAAGGATATATTACGATCTTGCAGCAGGATCTCCTGGAGCTGGTGGAACATCAGGCAGCGCCAGTGTAACTATTGCAGGTAGTGCTACTGGTTTTACTGCGGAAAATATTACTTTTGAAAATGCCTTTGATGAGATTGCTAATGCAAATATATCCAGTAAACAGGCAGTAGCAGTATTATCCCAATCTGACAAAGCTGTGTTTAAGAACTGTAGATTTATTGGTAATCAAGATACCTTGTATGTGAGGGGTGGAATTCATTACTTTGTAGATTGCTATATTGAAGGAGATGTAGATTTCATATTTGGTGATGGTAGAGCAGTTTTTGAGAAATGTGTAATATTCTCCGTAGATAGAGCAGGAATTACTCCAAAAGGTTATGTCACTGCTGCAAGTACAAAAATAGGCAATTTGGGATTCTTATTTACTAATTGTGAACTGAAAACAAATATAAATGAAGAAGGTTCAGTTTATCTTGGTCGTCCTTGGCATCCAAGCTCAGACCCTTATAGTGTGAATTCTAATGTGGTTCTTAGAAACTGTTATATGGATAAGCATATTCATCCTGATGGTTGGACTGCCATGAGCTCTAAAGATCCTAATACTGGTGAGACTATATGGTTCTATCCGGATACTGAGAGATTTTATGAGTATGAAAATTATGGACCAGGAGCAATAATAAATGATAAGAGACGTCAGCTTACAGGAGATGATGTAAACTATTACACTAAAGAAAACTATCTTGGGGGATGGGACGTGGAAAGCTTTATTAAGAATTTATATGAGGCCCCTAATTAA
- a CDS encoding pectate lyase family protein: MRLKRYMSILVVGLFLLVISGCSPKIINVQPSIVIEGYDEPMIGFATIGDGTTGGAKGEVVVVKDYKEFFNAVYHSDDTPRIVLVDGTITYTISYYLEDPKYVNTINIASNKTIIGLGNGATIDGISLRIGRQGDPESNIIIRNITFDNAPDDNISIWWGSHHIWIDHCTFRRAVDSNVDITRQGNYVTLSWNIFEKFAGEGSKGVSIVGGSDTLPEDADYLRVTYHHNWFNGTAGRNPRMRYGIVHIFNNYYTDVQLGPNGTCAVRALVEHNYFERVLTPTQISTPPGFIVLSKEDPENGDTNVYVDSGTPTRNLPTYDQLTDGVNYDFRDRANEWLNISNWIPYSYTPDLAASVPQIVQEKAGAGKIIVNYSK; this comes from the coding sequence ATGAGATTAAAAAGATATATGAGTATTTTGGTGGTAGGGTTATTTCTATTAGTTATTTCAGGTTGCAGCCCTAAAATAATAAATGTTCAACCCTCTATAGTTATAGAGGGTTATGATGAACCAATGATAGGTTTTGCTACTATTGGTGACGGTACTACTGGTGGTGCTAAGGGAGAAGTTGTAGTGGTAAAAGACTATAAAGAGTTCTTCAATGCGGTTTATCATAGTGATGATACTCCAAGGATTGTTCTTGTGGATGGAACCATAACCTATACTATCTCCTATTATTTAGAAGATCCAAAATATGTGAATACTATAAATATTGCGTCAAATAAAACGATTATTGGGCTTGGTAACGGTGCTACTATTGATGGGATATCTTTGAGGATTGGAAGGCAGGGCGATCCTGAAAGTAACATTATTATAAGAAATATTACTTTTGATAATGCTCCAGATGACAATATATCCATATGGTGGGGTTCACACCATATTTGGATAGATCATTGTACCTTTAGGAGAGCAGTTGATAGTAATGTGGATATAACAAGACAAGGAAACTATGTTACTTTGTCTTGGAACATATTCGAAAAATTTGCAGGGGAAGGGTCAAAAGGTGTAAGTATTGTAGGTGGTTCAGATACTTTGCCTGAGGATGCAGATTACTTAAGAGTTACTTACCATCACAATTGGTTTAATGGAACCGCAGGAAGAAATCCTAGAATGAGATATGGAATTGTTCATATATTTAACAACTACTATACCGATGTTCAACTTGGGCCAAATGGTACTTGTGCAGTAAGAGCTCTTGTAGAGCATAATTATTTTGAAAGGGTACTTACCCCAACTCAGATTTCTACCCCTCCAGGGTTTATAGTACTTTCTAAGGAAGATCCAGAGAATGGAGATACAAATGTTTATGTGGATAGTGGCACTCCTACAAGAAATCTTCCTACTTATGATCAGTTAACTGATGGAGTTAATTATGATTTTAGAGATAGAGCTAATGAGTGGCTAAATATTTCTAACTGGATACCCTATTCTTATACTCCTGATTTAGCAGCAAGTGTGCCACAGATTGTCCAAGAAAAAGCTGGAGCGGGAAAGATTATTGTAAATTATAGCAAGTAA
- a CDS encoding pectate lyase family protein, producing MRKYIIVLMILLGVILVLGFSQEELKENVLTLNDKPVGFGEATTGGAGGKIVTVDNVNDFKNYAQVQEPYIILVKGVIDTSKETGQVNIASNKTIIGVTPDASIIGWGVYLKGVNNVIIRNLTIKNKVENPKNDAITVEASQNVWIDHCTLSSDMVVAPEREKDKDKVDALLDIIKGSKGITVSWNIFENSWKCTQVGSSDNSTIDAEARVTYHHNIFRNTNSRNPSVRFGTVHIFNNYYQNILLYAIASRMGAKLLVENNYFETVALPITTQFESPQDGYVKESGNLYWECGDNNITQELKELRVPYQYELDEADVVPYLLDKGAGAGKEVEIK from the coding sequence ATGAGGAAGTATATAATTGTTTTGATGATTCTTTTAGGGGTAATTTTAGTCCTTGGCTTTTCCCAAGAAGAACTTAAAGAAAATGTACTTACCCTAAATGACAAACCTGTAGGATTTGGAGAAGCCACCACAGGGGGTGCTGGAGGAAAAATTGTAACCGTTGATAATGTGAATGATTTTAAGAACTACGCTCAAGTTCAAGAACCCTATATAATACTTGTGAAAGGAGTAATAGATACTAGTAAAGAAACGGGACAAGTAAATATTGCATCAAATAAAACTATAATTGGAGTTACCCCTGATGCGAGTATAATAGGTTGGGGAGTATATTTAAAGGGAGTAAATAATGTGATAATAAGAAACTTGACAATAAAAAATAAAGTTGAAAATCCTAAAAATGATGCTATTACTGTTGAAGCATCTCAAAATGTCTGGATAGATCATTGTACCTTATCCAGCGATATGGTTGTAGCTCCTGAAAGAGAAAAAGATAAAGATAAGGTTGATGCACTTCTTGATATAATAAAGGGATCTAAAGGCATAACGGTGTCTTGGAATATTTTTGAAAATAGTTGGAAATGTACTCAAGTGGGAAGTAGCGATAATTCTACAATAGACGCAGAGGCAAGGGTTACTTACCATCATAATATATTTAGGAATACAAATTCAAGAAATCCCAGTGTGAGGTTTGGAACAGTACATATATTTAATAACTACTATCAAAATATACTTCTTTATGCTATTGCATCTAGAATGGGGGCAAAACTTCTTGTGGAAAATAACTATTTTGAAACTGTAGCTCTGCCTATTACAACTCAATTTGAAAGTCCTCAAGATGGGTATGTCAAAGAGTCTGGAAACCTTTATTGGGAATGTGGAGATAATAATATAACTCAGGAGTTAAAAGAATTAAGAGTTCCTTATCAATATGAATTAGACGAGGCAGATGTAGTACCTTATCTTCTTGATAAAGGTGCAGGTGCGGGGAAAGAGGTAGAGATTAAATAA
- a CDS encoding fibronectin type III domain-containing protein, whose protein sequence is MKNSLKIILLVLSVVLIALLISGCAPKEQPPAVTKPFAPTNLVAEALSATEVRLTWQDNSNNEDGFKIERKKEGEDWTQIATVEANVTTFTDTGLNSNTKYYYRVKAYNSAGDSDYSNEAEVTTLVNWSVYDWTNTVEPPTGWIDGNLNYPMANFCTLQDGILKMDTTSNAAATPSFRFNFDSASCQPGSFKMTIVFKAKGEVGITNVTRAWTLDIQTTLYRGGFEIQPTQVRILNGTGTLVSTTGVTGADWHVYWFTIEYNLDGLYARLYVDGNPTPILEGNINAAPSTIPDPQFMRLGDTSTSTSNLYIGYIDWILWTFDGAFVPGQVQIPEGFSLNP, encoded by the coding sequence ATGAAAAACTCTTTAAAAATCATCTTATTAGTGTTAAGTGTAGTTTTGATTGCTCTACTGATTAGTGGATGTGCTCCTAAGGAACAGCCACCAGCAGTGACAAAGCCGTTTGCTCCTACAAATTTAGTTGCAGAAGCTTTGTCTGCTACTGAGGTGAGGTTAACATGGCAGGATAACTCCAATAATGAGGATGGATTTAAGATTGAGAGAAAGAAAGAAGGGGAAGATTGGACACAAATCGCAACAGTGGAAGCAAATGTCACTACTTTTACCGATACAGGGTTAAACTCTAATACAAAATATTACTATAGGGTAAAGGCATATAACTCTGCAGGAGATAGCGATTATTCTAATGAGGCAGAAGTAACCACTTTGGTGAATTGGAGTGTCTATGACTGGACTAACACTGTAGAGCCTCCCACTGGATGGATAGATGGAAATCTTAATTATCCAATGGCTAATTTCTGTACTCTTCAAGATGGTATATTAAAGATGGATACAACAAGTAATGCTGCTGCAACTCCCTCTTTCCGTTTTAACTTTGATTCCGCAAGCTGTCAACCAGGAAGTTTCAAAATGACTATTGTTTTTAAAGCTAAAGGTGAAGTGGGCATTACAAATGTAACAAGGGCATGGACTCTTGATATACAAACTACCCTTTATAGGGGTGGATTCGAAATACAGCCTACCCAAGTGAGAATTCTCAATGGTACTGGTACATTAGTCTCTACCACAGGTGTTACTGGTGCTGATTGGCATGTTTATTGGTTTACTATTGAATACAATTTAGATGGTTTGTATGCAAGATTGTATGTTGATGGAAATCCTACTCCTATCCTTGAAGGAAATATTAATGCTGCCCCCTCCACAATTCCTGATCCTCAATTTATGAGACTTGGTGATACTTCTACTTCTACCTCTAATCTTTACATTGGTTATATAGACTGGATACTCTGGACCTTTGATGGCGCCTTTGTGCCTGGTCAAGTTCAAATTCCAGAAGGCTTCTCCTTAAATCCTTAA
- a CDS encoding rhamnulokinase, giving the protein MEERKFLAIDLGAESGRLIVGILRDGRLAIEEVHRFINRPVDILGRLYWNVTQMFQDIKDGLVKAFSKYKDIESIGIDTWGVDFGLVTKEGYFAGIPVCYRDHRTDGILEKAFEVMPKERIYELTGIQIMQINTLFQLYSMVLENSSLFNSTYKLLFMPDLFNFMLTGEIKTEFSIATTSQIYNPIKDGWEEEILRKFSIPKDIMPEVVPPGTVIGKLYKGIEEDLGVKNIHVIAPCEHDTGCAVVGVPGEGDDWAYISSGTWSLMGVELKSPIINNDSLRANFTNEGGYNKTFRFLKNIMGLWLLQRVKREWAKEGEDLSYTEITRLAEEEKPFKYFINPDDVSFLNPTSMVKEIQDYCKKTGQKVPEKKGEIVRCILESLAFRYKDVFTDLERILNKKIKVLHIVGGGSQNQLLSQFTADVLGIPVITGPKEATALGNIVVQAITKGVVKDIIEARKIIRDSSEMKVYQPQNTEEWLRNYEKYKEITQGVN; this is encoded by the coding sequence ATGGAAGAGAGGAAATTTCTTGCTATCGACCTTGGAGCAGAAAGTGGTAGGTTAATTGTAGGTATACTGAGAGATGGAAGATTAGCCATTGAAGAAGTTCACAGATTTATAAATAGACCTGTAGATATTTTGGGAAGATTATATTGGAATGTAACCCAAATGTTTCAAGATATAAAGGATGGTTTGGTGAAAGCATTCTCTAAGTATAAAGATATAGAGAGTATAGGAATTGATACATGGGGAGTTGATTTTGGGTTAGTAACCAAGGAGGGTTATTTTGCTGGCATACCTGTATGTTATAGAGATCATAGGACTGATGGTATCCTTGAAAAGGCTTTTGAAGTCATGCCTAAGGAAAGAATCTACGAATTAACAGGAATACAAATAATGCAGATTAATACGCTTTTTCAACTTTACAGCATGGTTCTCGAAAATTCCTCTCTTTTTAATTCTACCTATAAACTATTGTTTATGCCTGACCTTTTTAATTTTATGTTAACAGGAGAGATAAAAACGGAGTTTTCCATAGCAACTACCTCTCAAATTTATAACCCTATAAAGGATGGATGGGAGGAGGAAATATTAAGAAAATTTAGCATACCAAAGGATATCATGCCCGAAGTTGTACCACCGGGAACAGTGATAGGAAAGTTATATAAAGGTATAGAAGAAGATTTAGGAGTCAAAAATATTCATGTTATAGCTCCATGTGAGCATGATACAGGCTGTGCAGTGGTGGGAGTTCCAGGAGAAGGTGATGATTGGGCTTACATTAGTTCTGGTACTTGGTCATTAATGGGGGTTGAATTAAAATCTCCAATTATTAATAATGATTCTTTAAGAGCTAATTTTACTAACGAGGGAGGATATAATAAGACTTTTAGGTTTTTGAAAAATATTATGGGACTTTGGTTATTGCAGAGGGTAAAAAGGGAATGGGCGAAGGAGGGTGAAGATTTATCTTACACCGAGATTACGAGGCTTGCAGAAGAAGAAAAGCCCTTTAAATATTTTATAAATCCTGATGATGTTTCTTTCCTAAATCCTACCAGTATGGTTAAGGAGATACAAGATTACTGTAAGAAAACAGGGCAAAAAGTTCCCGAGAAAAAGGGTGAAATCGTAAGGTGCATATTAGAATCACTTGCTTTTAGATATAAAGATGTATTTACAGATTTGGAGAGAATATTAAATAAAAAGATTAAGGTGTTGCATATTGTAGGTGGTGGTTCGCAAAACCAATTACTCTCACAATTTACTGCTGATGTTCTTGGAATACCGGTTATTACAGGACCTAAAGAAGCCACTGCTCTTGGAAATATTGTGGTTCAAGCTATAACAAAAGGGGTTGTTAAAGATATCATAGAGGCAAGAAAGATTATAAGAGATTCTTCTGAAATGAAAGTTTATCAACCCCAAAATACTGAAGAATGGCTTAGAAATTATGAAAAATATAAAGAAATAACACAAGGAGTAAATTAA
- a CDS encoding fibronectin type III domain-containing protein produces the protein MRSKVKWIILLMFLLQIVSGCSSKQTTDSTNIPPIAVPTNLKAEILSEKRVLLTWQDNSNNEDGFKVERKEEEKDWIQIAVVGFNTVNYIDSNLTPGKTYSYRVRAYNSSVNSDYSNEVSITTPLIIAPELSLSIDENNHVKLYWTTKSEVTQGYVIDKKEENGDWQELLTLDVSSKSYTDPDVISGKVYWYRIKAFSSNIESDYSEAYVYVPLINPSNSPDFSLVGFATLNGGTTGGEGGTVVYVSTGVELQNEINKGGPRIIYVNGTITPQNNNNKYVIEVKNVSNISIIGVGTYGELNGVGIKINNANNIVVRNLIIHNVKDPAIATQGPDCITISGPARNIWIDHCELYNQFQGIDKDYYDGLLDINGDVSYVTVSWCYFHDSWKTSLIGSSDTDNYNRTITYHHNWFRNCNSRLPSYRFGEGHIFNNYYQDIAGSAINSRMGAKLRIEHNYFENVRNPIGSWDSSQIGYWDLAGNVFVNCSGSIPETSTCYYKPSYDYSLDSVERVKEIVTQYAGVGKITK, from the coding sequence TTGCGGAGTAAAGTAAAATGGATTATATTATTGATGTTTCTATTGCAAATAGTTTCAGGCTGTTCCTCTAAGCAGACTACTGATTCTACAAACATACCCCCAATAGCGGTGCCTACAAATTTAAAAGCAGAAATTTTAAGTGAAAAAAGAGTATTGCTAACATGGCAGGACAATTCCAATAACGAGGATGGATTTAAGGTTGAAAGAAAAGAAGAGGAAAAAGATTGGATACAAATTGCAGTTGTCGGATTCAATACAGTAAATTATATAGATTCTAACCTAACTCCCGGAAAAACTTATTCTTACAGAGTAAGAGCATATAATTCTTCTGTTAATAGTGATTATTCCAATGAAGTCAGTATAACAACTCCTTTAATTATAGCACCAGAGCTATCTTTATCTATTGACGAAAACAATCATGTTAAATTGTATTGGACAACGAAGTCAGAGGTAACGCAAGGTTATGTTATTGATAAAAAAGAAGAGAATGGAGATTGGCAAGAGCTTTTAACCTTAGATGTATCTTCTAAGTCTTATACTGATCCAGATGTGATATCTGGAAAAGTTTATTGGTATAGAATAAAGGCCTTTAGTTCTAACATTGAGAGTGATTATTCTGAGGCTTACGTATATGTTCCCTTAATAAATCCAAGTAATTCTCCTGACTTTTCTCTTGTAGGATTTGCTACTTTAAATGGCGGAACTACAGGTGGAGAAGGCGGAACAGTAGTTTATGTGAGTACGGGTGTTGAGTTGCAAAATGAGATAAATAAAGGTGGTCCAAGGATAATTTATGTAAATGGGACTATCACACCTCAAAATAACAATAATAAGTATGTTATTGAGGTAAAAAATGTTTCTAATATTTCCATTATTGGAGTTGGGACTTATGGTGAGTTAAATGGTGTGGGTATAAAAATTAATAATGCTAATAATATAGTTGTAAGAAATTTAATTATACATAATGTAAAAGACCCAGCTATTGCAACGCAAGGCCCAGACTGTATTACTATATCAGGTCCTGCAAGAAATATCTGGATAGATCATTGTGAATTGTACAACCAATTCCAAGGTATTGATAAGGATTATTATGATGGGCTTCTTGACATTAACGGCGATGTGTCCTATGTTACTGTTTCCTGGTGTTATTTCCATGATAGTTGGAAAACCAGCCTTATAGGATCTTCAGATACTGATAATTACAATAGGACTATTACTTATCACCATAATTGGTTTAGAAATTGTAATTCGAGACTTCCAAGCTATAGATTTGGAGAAGGGCATATTTTCAATAATTATTACCAAGATATTGCTGGTTCAGCAATTAACTCCAGAATGGGTGCAAAATTAAGAATTGAGCATAATTATTTTGAGAATGTAAGAAATCCTATAGGTTCTTGGGATAGCTCTCAAATTGGATATTGGGACCTTGCTGGGAATGTTTTTGTTAATTGTTCTGGCAGTATTCCTGAAACTTCCACTTGTTATTATAAGCCTTCTTATGATTATTCTCTTGATTCTGTAGAGAGAGTAAAAGAAATAGTTACCCAATATGCAGGAGTTGGAAAGATAACCAAGTAA